The uncultured Bacteroides sp. genome has a segment encoding these proteins:
- a CDS encoding M13 family metallopeptidase, which translates to MKKEIFRALICVAMATTATSCKPGRFSSEKGDALVSHIDSTVKAGDDFFQFANGKWFKQNPIAASEQSNGIFQVIQDTINAQVLKICKSAADLQNAPKGSNKQKIGDFYFSGMDSTSLNKKGISDLKGDFARIDNIKDLNGIIKEAAYIHTVAASPLFGMYVTQDDRNSSKYQVYITQGGLSLPERSYYLDTDANSKKIREKFATFAGNMFGIMGYDSSKAKLASSKLMEMETALAKTSRKMEDTRDPLANYNKITSGKLAAMTPNIDWKIFLGSAGLAKVDTVVVGQPEFLTALNGYMKKYTVNDWKSYLKFHLLNGLSVYIDDKTYMESFNFYSVTLDGVKEPKPRWKRVVGQTNGAVGELIGQVYVNEYLPKGTKEKLEEIGNAIKGVFAQRIKALDWMSAPTKEKALKKLNAVIMKVGYPDKWKDLSAMNIDRSSYVKNVMNANKWEFNYMISKYGKPVDRKEWGMYPQTYNAYYNPSNNEIVIPGCNIIVPGYESKMADDAILYSIIGCTFGHEITHGFDDQGCKYNEQGNLSNWWTKEDKDKFVSKTKMIVKQFNDYEAVDKMHLNGELTQGENIADLGGIVMGFQAFKNTKQYKNNEMIAGLNPSQRFFLGYALGWMLDIRPETMKTMIKTDVHAPAKWRILGPLSNMPEFYKAFGVKKGDKMWREENQIVKIW; encoded by the coding sequence ATGAAAAAGGAAATATTCAGAGCCCTGATTTGCGTGGCCATGGCAACCACGGCAACATCGTGCAAACCAGGCCGATTCTCGTCCGAGAAAGGTGACGCACTTGTTTCACACATCGACTCCACAGTAAAAGCCGGAGACGATTTTTTTCAGTTTGCCAATGGCAAATGGTTTAAACAAAACCCTATTGCTGCCAGTGAGCAGAGCAACGGAATATTTCAGGTGATTCAAGACACCATCAATGCACAAGTACTTAAGATATGCAAATCTGCTGCCGACCTGCAGAATGCACCTAAGGGAAGCAACAAGCAGAAAATAGGCGACTTCTATTTCTCGGGAATGGACAGCACTTCGCTGAACAAAAAAGGAATCAGCGACCTGAAAGGCGATTTTGCCCGGATAGATAATATCAAAGACCTGAATGGCATTATCAAGGAAGCAGCATATATTCACACAGTGGCAGCATCTCCGCTATTTGGAATGTACGTTACTCAGGACGACAGGAACAGCAGCAAATATCAGGTTTACATTACTCAGGGTGGACTAAGCCTGCCGGAACGGAGCTACTATCTGGACACTGATGCCAACTCAAAGAAAATCCGTGAGAAGTTTGCCACCTTCGCAGGCAATATGTTCGGAATTATGGGATACGATAGTTCAAAAGCCAAACTGGCTTCCAGCAAGTTAATGGAAATGGAAACAGCCCTTGCAAAAACATCACGAAAGATGGAAGACACCCGCGATCCGTTGGCCAACTATAACAAGATAACATCCGGCAAACTAGCTGCTATGACTCCAAACATTGACTGGAAAATTTTCCTTGGCAGTGCAGGACTGGCAAAGGTAGACACCGTAGTGGTGGGACAGCCCGAATTCCTTACCGCACTGAACGGTTATATGAAGAAATATACTGTAAACGACTGGAAGAGCTATCTTAAGTTTCACTTGCTGAACGGATTGTCTGTTTACATAGACGACAAGACCTATATGGAAAGCTTCAACTTTTATTCTGTTACCCTTGACGGAGTAAAAGAGCCGAAACCCAGATGGAAACGCGTGGTGGGACAGACAAACGGAGCTGTAGGGGAACTAATTGGCCAAGTATACGTAAATGAGTATCTGCCCAAAGGAACCAAAGAGAAACTGGAAGAGATAGGAAACGCCATTAAAGGAGTTTTTGCACAACGTATCAAAGCACTAGACTGGATGAGTGCTCCTACCAAAGAGAAAGCATTGAAAAAGCTCAATGCGGTAATTATGAAAGTGGGCTATCCTGATAAATGGAAAGACCTGAGTGCCATGAACATTGACCGTTCATCATACGTAAAGAATGTAATGAATGCCAACAAATGGGAATTCAACTACATGATAAGCAAATACGGCAAACCGGTTGACCGCAAGGAATGGGGCATGTACCCGCAAACATACAATGCGTATTACAATCCGTCGAACAATGAAATAGTAATTCCCGGCTGCAACATCATTGTTCCCGGTTACGAAAGTAAAATGGCCGACGATGCCATACTCTACTCCATCATTGGATGCACCTTCGGACACGAAATAACTCACGGGTTCGACGATCAGGGATGCAAATACAACGAGCAAGGTAACCTGAGCAACTGGTGGACCAAAGAAGACAAAGATAAGTTTGTAAGTAAAACCAAGATGATTGTAAAACAATTCAATGATTACGAGGCTGTTGACAAGATGCACCTGAACGGTGAACTGACTCAGGGCGAAAACATTGCCGACTTAGGTGGAATTGTTATGGGATTCCAGGCATTCAAGAACACTAAGCAATACAAAAACAATGAAATGATTGCCGGGCTGAACCCCAGCCAGCGTTTTTTCCTTGGTTATGCTCTTGGATGGATGCTAGACATACGTCCCGAAACCATGAAAACCATGATAAAAACGGATGTACATGCTCCGGCAAAATGGAGAATCCTTGGTCCGCTATCCAACATGCCCGAATTCTATAAAGCCTTTGGTGTGAAGAAGGGTGATAAAATGTGGCGTGAAGAAAATCAGATCGTAAAAATATGGTAA
- a CDS encoding two-component regulator propeller domain-containing protein — protein MKKIHLIISFLIFFLTGISSYSQRDFFTKYYFKNLNIRDGLSQSTVNAILQDSKGFMWFGTKDGLNRYDGLSFRVFKFDANTKKSIGNNFITALYEDQKGNIFVGTDAGLYIYSSITDSFKRFSLRSAQGTSIEHSVTSIISDKKGGIWISVDFQGLFYYEPAQETLINYFSSKSKKFITANITRFWFDDNGTCWLCLYDDNLYYTKDHFKTLKPFVAADGSQPFKDDIINKLVSGPHHYLYVGSSKGGLKEIDLATNKVRTLLLKDESGEIIYAREIAFYSKDEIWVGSESGLFIYHLKTGKFTHHTCVNGDPYSLTDNAIYSLLKDKEGGMWIGSYFGGINYYPKQYTYFEKFYSSGNTNRDLGKRVREFCESNDGTIWIGTEDKGLFNYNPATGAIKPFTNPAIYHNVHGLCLDGDYLWIGTFAKGLNRLNLKTKEIKSYHKGTGLNMLSANDIFTICRSASGTLWIGTTYGLMRYNRQTDDFTRIPELNGKFIYDIKEDAHGNLWLATYANGAYRYDINKKKWKNYLHNENDNNSLPYDKVVSIFEDSQRQIWLTTQGRGFCKFNPASETFTRYGSKDGLPNDVIYQIVEDENGMFWITTNAGLVRFNPQTRSSKVFTVANGLLGNQFNFRSGFKAKNETIYFGSIDGFISFNPETFSDNKYIPYVAITDFLLFNKSVSVGDEDSPLKKSITYSDAIVLDADQNSFSLRIAALSYQAPQMNRLMYKLDGFDKEWLSVTGNSLITYSNLEYGDYVFRVRASNSDGIWNNIETTLHIKIRPPFYLSVWAYCFYVLFISASVVYVISYFKKKSERKHQRQIEKFEQEKEHEIYNAKIDFFTNVAHEIRTPLTLIKGPLENIILKKNVDAETKEDLNIMNRNTERLLNLTNQLLDFRKTESQGFRLSFIKCNISDLLRETYLRFTPLTKQKGIDFKLNVPETDFYAHVDKEAFTKILSNLFNNAVKYSESYIHATLVVDSSQQEAAIFKVRVVNDGQIIPESMRDEIFKPFVRYDENGINKQTTGTGIGLALSRSLAELHQGSLRMDNVSDCNSFCLTLPAVQNRIINLDMETVNTQSEKTGSLVKSVMASDNKSVVLVVEDNLDMLAFVVKQLSPTYTVLTAMNGKEALEVLDNNYVNLVVSDVMMPVMGGFELCRIIKSDLNYSHVPVVLLTAKTNMQSKIEGLELGADAYIDKPFSIEYLLANIANLIQNREKLRQAFAKSPFMDPNAMALTKAEEEFLEKLNDIIQINLHNPDFSIDDMADTFNMSRSSFYRKIKGVLNLTPNEFLRLERLKKAAQLLKEGENRVNEICYLVGFNSPSYFSKCFQKQFGVLPKDFIA, from the coding sequence ATGAAGAAAATACATCTCATTATATCGTTTCTTATATTCTTTTTAACCGGTATCTCGAGCTATTCACAACGGGACTTCTTTACCAAATACTATTTTAAAAACTTAAATATAAGAGATGGTCTGTCACAGAGTACAGTAAATGCTATTTTGCAAGACAGCAAAGGCTTTATGTGGTTTGGAACAAAAGATGGACTCAACCGGTATGATGGTCTGTCTTTCCGTGTCTTTAAGTTTGATGCAAATACGAAAAAATCTATAGGGAATAATTTTATAACTGCACTTTATGAAGACCAGAAAGGAAATATATTTGTGGGTACTGATGCTGGTTTATATATTTATTCTTCAATAACGGACTCTTTTAAGCGTTTCTCATTAAGAAGTGCTCAGGGAACATCTATTGAACATTCTGTCACTTCTATTATTAGTGATAAAAAAGGAGGTATCTGGATTTCTGTAGATTTTCAGGGGCTTTTTTACTATGAACCTGCGCAGGAAACTCTTATTAATTATTTTTCCAGCAAATCAAAGAAATTTATCACTGCCAATATAACCCGCTTCTGGTTTGATGATAATGGTACTTGTTGGCTTTGTTTGTATGATGATAATCTATATTATACCAAAGATCATTTTAAAACACTGAAACCTTTTGTTGCTGCTGATGGGAGTCAGCCCTTTAAAGATGATATTATCAATAAGCTGGTTTCAGGACCTCATCATTATTTGTATGTTGGTTCTTCGAAAGGTGGATTGAAAGAGATAGATTTAGCAACAAACAAGGTTCGCACTCTTTTATTAAAGGATGAATCAGGAGAAATAATTTATGCCCGGGAAATAGCCTTTTATTCCAAAGATGAAATTTGGGTAGGGTCTGAATCGGGACTGTTTATTTATCACCTCAAAACAGGAAAGTTTACACACCATACTTGTGTGAATGGTGATCCTTATTCACTTACTGACAATGCTATTTATTCTTTGCTTAAAGATAAGGAAGGGGGGATGTGGATTGGTTCTTATTTTGGTGGCATCAATTATTATCCAAAACAATACACTTATTTTGAGAAGTTTTATTCTTCCGGAAATACAAACAGGGATTTAGGAAAGAGAGTCAGGGAATTCTGTGAAAGCAACGATGGCACTATATGGATAGGGACCGAGGATAAAGGACTGTTTAATTATAATCCGGCAACGGGTGCTATTAAGCCGTTTACAAATCCGGCTATTTATCATAATGTTCATGGTCTTTGCCTGGATGGGGACTATTTATGGATTGGTACATTTGCCAAAGGGTTAAACCGCCTGAATTTAAAAACAAAGGAGATAAAGTCATACCACAAAGGAACCGGACTTAATATGTTAAGTGCGAATGATATTTTTACTATTTGCCGTTCGGCTTCGGGTACACTCTGGATTGGAACAACTTACGGACTGATGCGTTACAACAGGCAAACGGATGATTTTACCCGCATTCCGGAGTTGAACGGAAAGTTTATTTATGATATAAAAGAAGATGCGCATGGCAACTTGTGGCTGGCTACTTATGCTAACGGAGCTTATAGGTATGATATAAACAAAAAGAAATGGAAGAACTATCTGCATAATGAAAATGATAACAATAGTCTTCCGTATGATAAGGTAGTGAGCATCTTTGAAGATAGCCAAAGACAAATATGGCTGACAACGCAGGGCAGAGGATTCTGCAAGTTTAATCCGGCTTCGGAAACATTCACCAGATATGGTTCCAAAGATGGATTGCCTAATGATGTGATTTATCAGATTGTGGAGGATGAAAACGGAATGTTCTGGATTACTACAAATGCAGGACTGGTAAGATTTAATCCTCAGACAAGAAGTAGTAAAGTATTTACTGTGGCTAATGGACTGCTGGGTAACCAGTTTAATTTCCGTTCGGGTTTCAAGGCTAAAAATGAAACTATTTATTTCGGTAGTATAGACGGATTTATTTCTTTTAATCCGGAAACGTTTTCTGATAATAAATATATTCCTTACGTAGCAATTACCGACTTTTTGCTCTTTAATAAATCTGTTTCTGTGGGTGATGAAGATTCACCATTGAAAAAAAGTATTACTTACTCTGATGCAATTGTGCTTGATGCTGATCAGAACTCTTTTTCTCTGCGGATAGCCGCGTTAAGTTATCAGGCTCCACAAATGAACCGGCTGATGTATAAATTAGACGGTTTTGATAAAGAGTGGCTTTCTGTTACAGGGAACTCTCTTATCACTTATTCAAATCTGGAGTATGGTGACTATGTATTCCGGGTAAGGGCATCAAATAGTGATGGTATATGGAATAATATAGAGACAACTTTGCATATTAAAATTCGTCCGCCGTTTTACCTTTCGGTGTGGGCTTATTGTTTCTATGTATTGTTCATCTCGGCCTCTGTTGTATATGTGATTTCTTATTTTAAGAAGAAGAGTGAAAGAAAGCATCAGCGTCAGATTGAGAAATTTGAGCAGGAAAAGGAACATGAGATCTATAATGCTAAAATTGATTTCTTTACGAATGTGGCACACGAAATCCGTACTCCGCTTACTTTGATTAAAGGTCCGCTGGAGAATATTATTCTGAAAAAAAATGTGGATGCAGAGACAAAAGAAGATTTAAATATTATGAACCGGAATACAGAACGACTTTTGAATTTGACAAACCAGCTCCTCGATTTCCGGAAAACAGAAAGTCAGGGTTTTCGTCTTAGTTTTATAAAATGTAATATATCTGATTTACTGAGGGAAACTTATCTTCGCTTTACACCTTTGACAAAACAAAAAGGAATAGACTTTAAATTGAATGTGCCGGAAACTGATTTTTATGCTCATGTGGATAAAGAAGCATTTACTAAGATTCTTAGTAATCTGTTCAATAATGCAGTGAAATATTCGGAATCATATATTCATGCAACGTTGGTAGTTGACTCTTCTCAGCAGGAAGCTGCTATTTTTAAGGTGCGTGTTGTAAATGATGGTCAGATTATTCCCGAAAGTATGAGGGATGAGATTTTTAAACCTTTTGTACGTTATGATGAGAACGGAATAAACAAACAAACTACAGGTACAGGAATAGGACTGGCTTTATCGCGCTCTTTGGCTGAATTGCATCAGGGAAGTCTGCGAATGGATAATGTTAGTGACTGTAACAGTTTCTGTCTCACACTACCGGCTGTTCAGAACCGGATTATCAATCTGGACATGGAGACTGTAAATACTCAGAGTGAAAAAACTGGTTCTCTGGTTAAATCTGTAATGGCAAGTGATAATAAGTCGGTGGTTCTGGTTGTGGAAGACAATCTGGATATGCTGGCATTTGTAGTAAAACAGTTGTCGCCCACTTATACAGTTCTCACTGCTATGAATGGAAAAGAAGCTTTGGAAGTTTTGGATAACAATTATGTTAATCTTGTGGTGAGTGATGTGATGATGCCTGTTATGGGTGGCTTTGAACTTTGCCGGATCATAAAATCCGATCTTAATTATAGTCATGTACCTGTTGTTTTGTTAACGGCCAAAACAAATATGCAATCTAAAATTGAAGGATTGGAGTTGGGCGCGGATGCTTATATAGACAAACCTTTCTCTATAGAATATTTGCTGGCAAATATTGCCAATTTAATTCAGAACCGCGAAAAGTTGCGTCAGGCATTTGCAAAATCACCGTTTATGGATCCTAATGCGATGGCACTGACTAAGGCTGAAGAAGAGTTTTTGGAAAAGCTAAATGACATTATTCAAATCAATTTGCATAATCCTGATTTTAGCATTGATGATATGGCTGATACATTTAATATGAGCCGTTCCAGTTTTTACAGGAAAATAAAAGGAGTCCTTAATTTAACCCCGAATGAATTTCTTCGCTTGGAACGTTTGAAGAAAGCTGCGCAATTATTAAAGGAAGGAGAAAACCGGGTGAATGAAATTTGCTATTTAGTAGGCTTTAACTCTCCGTCATACTTCTCTAAATGTTTCCAGAAACAATTCGGAGTACTTCCCAAAGATTTTATTGCTTGA
- a CDS encoding family 43 glycosylhydrolase, with protein MKRNLLLLCMAFSSLVCFSKEYPQKETETRYKNPVLNFSLPDPTIIRADDKSFYLYATEDIRNLPIYKSTDLINWKFVGTAFTNNTRPNFEPDGGIWAPDINKINGLYVMYYSMSVWGGEWTCGIGIATANTPDGPFTDRGMLFRSNTINVQNSIDPFYIEDGGRKYLFLGSFHGIYGIELAEDGLSVKSGAEKKQVAGTAYEGTYIHKKDGYYYLFASTGTCCEGLNSTYQTVVGRSENLWGPYVDKNGQEMLNNHHEVLIHKNFAFVGTGHNSEIVSDDAGQSWVFYHGVDKKNPEGRVLLLDKVNWVNGWPSVETDSPSLDSERPLFNINKD; from the coding sequence ATGAAAAGAAATCTGTTATTATTATGTATGGCTTTTAGCAGTCTTGTGTGTTTTTCAAAAGAATATCCTCAAAAAGAGACTGAGACAAGATATAAAAATCCTGTTTTAAATTTCAGTCTTCCGGATCCGACAATAATTCGGGCTGACGATAAAAGCTTTTATCTGTACGCTACAGAAGATATCCGTAATTTGCCGATTTATAAGTCTACTGATTTAATTAATTGGAAATTTGTAGGCACAGCGTTTACAAATAACACTCGTCCCAATTTTGAACCTGACGGAGGAATCTGGGCTCCTGATATAAATAAGATTAATGGCCTTTATGTTATGTATTATTCGATGTCTGTTTGGGGAGGTGAATGGACCTGTGGTATTGGAATAGCCACAGCAAATACACCTGACGGACCTTTTACGGACCGGGGAATGTTGTTCAGAAGCAACACTATTAATGTTCAGAATTCTATTGATCCTTTTTATATTGAAGATGGAGGGCGAAAATATCTTTTTTTGGGCAGTTTCCATGGAATATATGGAATAGAGCTTGCTGAAGACGGACTTTCTGTTAAATCGGGAGCTGAAAAAAAACAGGTTGCTGGTACAGCTTATGAAGGTACTTATATTCACAAAAAAGATGGTTATTATTATCTGTTTGCTTCGACAGGAACTTGCTGTGAAGGCTTGAACAGTACTTATCAGACGGTAGTAGGGCGTTCAGAGAATCTTTGGGGACCTTATGTTGACAAGAACGGGCAGGAAATGTTGAACAACCATCATGAGGTTTTGATACATAAGAATTTTGCTTTTGTAGGTACTGGACATAATTCGGAGATTGTATCTGATGATGCCGGACAAAGCTGGGTGTTTTATCATGGCGTTGATAAAAAGAATCCTGAAGGCAGAGTCCTTTTACTGGATAAGGTTAATTGGGTAAATGGGTGGCCTTCAGTGGAGACAGATTCTCCGTCTCTTGATTCTGAAAGGCCTTTATTTAATATCAATAAAGATTAA
- a CDS encoding DUF4965 domain-containing protein has product MKKLSVLLLAVYAAFFCAGISAANNFRSEKKSSLRSPAYPLVTVDPYFSAWQFSNELYKEPVRHWTGKEHPIIGALRVDGKSYRFMGVESLPLKVILPTASTEKWDAEYTFSEPKGAWTNLNYKAVNWQKGKSAFGTPEQSHLSTEWLTKDIWVRRVFNLSDDLKNQEAYLNYSHDDIFELYINGTKVVSTGYSWKNNVLLKLSDKVKATLKKGENIIVAHCHNQEGGAYLDFGLFEKEKNVETFTTAAVQKSAIVLPTQTFYTFECGPIKLSLIFTAPLLMDDLDLMTRPINYITYQVKATDNKLHDVQIYFDTTPQWAVNEDSQKVDFEKIDNKNGISYLKTGTIEQPVLQKKGDDLRIDWGYFYLASKTDKSTTLSFGDYSLLKKEFAAKGKISSSAATLSPDMKKKMTVLTYSRNLGKISSTSNNGFLMLGYDDLYSIQYYKNNLMPYWKHNGTVNIYQEFEKANSDYISIMKRCEKFNTEMMNDAAKSGGEKYADLCALAYRQAIAAHKLVQDKDGNLLFFSKENFSNGSIGTVDVTYPSAPLFLVYNLDLLKGMLNPIFYYSESGKWTKPFAAHDVGTYPQANGQTYGGDMPVEESGNMLILTTAIAKAEGNANYARKHWDVLTIWADYLIGEGLDPANQLCTDDFAGHFAHNANLSIKAIMGIAGYGILADMLGKKDVAEKYLSAAKKMAVKWEKMANDGDHYKLTFDQAGTWSQKYNLVWDKMFGLNIFSYDIAKKEVAYYLTKQNSYGLPLDSRKTYTKSDWIMWTALLTDTQQDFDALIDPIYKYANQTTTRMPLSDWHETTDGNSVGFRSRSVVGGYFMKMLDAKLGVKK; this is encoded by the coding sequence ATGAAGAAATTATCTGTTTTATTATTAGCTGTATATGCGGCTTTTTTTTGTGCAGGTATTAGTGCGGCTAATAACTTTCGGTCGGAGAAGAAGAGCTCTTTACGTTCGCCGGCTTACCCTTTGGTAACTGTGGATCCTTATTTTAGTGCATGGCAATTTTCTAATGAATTATACAAGGAGCCTGTAAGGCATTGGACAGGTAAAGAACATCCTATCATAGGCGCTTTGCGTGTTGATGGCAAATCATATAGATTTATGGGAGTGGAGAGTTTGCCTCTAAAAGTAATTTTGCCTACAGCTTCAACTGAAAAATGGGATGCTGAATATACTTTTAGCGAGCCAAAAGGTGCATGGACTAACTTAAATTATAAAGCAGTAAACTGGCAAAAAGGGAAATCTGCTTTCGGAACACCAGAACAATCTCATCTCTCAACCGAATGGTTAACAAAAGATATCTGGGTAAGAAGAGTATTCAATTTGTCTGATGACTTGAAAAATCAAGAGGCTTATTTGAATTATTCGCATGACGATATATTTGAACTTTATATTAATGGAACAAAAGTTGTTAGCACAGGTTATTCATGGAAAAACAATGTGTTACTAAAACTTTCTGACAAAGTAAAAGCTACACTCAAAAAAGGTGAAAATATCATTGTGGCTCATTGTCATAATCAAGAAGGCGGTGCTTATCTGGATTTTGGTTTATTTGAAAAAGAGAAAAATGTTGAGACTTTTACAACAGCAGCAGTGCAAAAATCAGCGATTGTGCTTCCTACTCAAACATTCTACACTTTTGAGTGCGGGCCGATAAAACTTTCGTTGATATTTACTGCACCATTGTTAATGGATGATTTAGATTTAATGACGCGTCCTATTAATTATATTACTTATCAGGTAAAAGCTACCGATAATAAGTTGCATGATGTGCAAATCTATTTTGATACAACTCCACAATGGGCCGTAAATGAGGACAGTCAAAAAGTTGATTTTGAGAAAATAGATAATAAAAATGGCATTTCTTATCTTAAAACGGGAACAATTGAACAGCCTGTGCTGCAAAAGAAAGGTGACGATCTTCGTATTGATTGGGGATATTTCTATTTAGCCAGTAAAACAGATAAGAGTACAACTTTGAGCTTCGGCGATTACTCGTTATTAAAAAAAGAATTTGCTGCTAAAGGGAAGATAAGTTCTAGTGCAGCAACTTTATCTCCTGATATGAAAAAGAAGATGACTGTCTTAACATATTCTCGTAACTTAGGAAAAATATCATCTACATCCAATAATGGATTTTTAATGCTTGGTTATGATGATCTCTATTCTATTCAGTATTACAAGAATAACTTAATGCCTTATTGGAAACATAATGGAACAGTAAATATATATCAGGAGTTCGAAAAGGCAAATTCAGATTATATCTCTATCATGAAAAGATGCGAAAAGTTCAATACAGAAATGATGAATGATGCAGCAAAATCAGGAGGAGAAAAATATGCTGATCTATGTGCTTTAGCTTATCGTCAGGCAATTGCAGCTCACAAACTGGTTCAGGATAAAGATGGTAACTTATTATTTTTCTCAAAAGAAAATTTTAGCAATGGCTCTATTGGTACGGTTGATGTAACTTATCCTTCTGCTCCTCTGTTTCTAGTTTACAATCTGGATTTATTAAAGGGTATGTTAAACCCTATTTTTTACTACAGCGAGAGTGGCAAATGGACAAAGCCTTTTGCTGCACATGATGTTGGAACATATCCGCAAGCTAACGGACAAACTTATGGAGGTGATATGCCTGTGGAAGAGAGTGGTAATATGCTTATTCTTACAACTGCAATAGCAAAAGCAGAAGGGAATGCAAATTATGCAAGGAAACATTGGGATGTGCTGACTATCTGGGCGGATTACTTGATAGGTGAGGGGCTTGATCCTGCCAATCAATTGTGTACTGATGACTTTGCCGGACATTTTGCTCATAACGCTAATCTTTCTATTAAGGCTATTATGGGGATTGCGGGATATGGAATTCTCGCTGATATGCTAGGAAAAAAGGATGTTGCGGAGAAATACTTATCTGCAGCCAAAAAGATGGCAGTAAAATGGGAGAAAATGGCAAACGATGGTGATCATTACAAATTAACTTTTGATCAAGCTGGAACATGGAGCCAGAAATATAATTTAGTTTGGGATAAGATGTTCGGGTTGAATATTTTTTCTTATGATATTGCAAAAAAAGAAGTGGCCTATTACCTTACAAAGCAGAATTCTTATGGCTTACCATTGGATTCTCGTAAGACTTATACAAAATCAGACTGGATAATGTGGACTGCTTTACTTACAGATACGCAACAAGACTTTGATGCATTAATTGACCCTATTTATAAATATGCCAACCAAACTACTACTCGTATGCCTTTGAGCGACTGGCACGAGACTACAGATGGTAACAGTGTAGGATTCAGATCACGCTCTGTTGTAGGTGGATACTTTATGAAGATGCTGGATGCTAAATTGGGCGTAAAGAAATAA